One part of the Nitrospirae bacterium YQR-1 genome encodes these proteins:
- a CDS encoding oligosaccharide flippase family protein → MRKNSLIKSGLLIFTGMSAGNVINYLFQVTMGRVLEVRSFGEMNALFSIFMIIGIPSTSITSYLAGVVSRHLAQNNLTHILTYKRRAYAWTAVFCMVVLTAGWLFMPQFMNFTEITQKSAVVFFLLYLAISMSLPVNLGFIQGFKFFSFFSIFSGGFPLVKYVICTGLVLLGFGLTGVMAGMFFTLLIMTFVLFLRVEKAINPDLCNTTYVYKEKTSMDFYHIFISYLAYALLTQTDIFLVKCYFSSYETGIFSSASIIGKTVLYIPQGIVFSLFPIVAHSKAKDENTLNHLVKSVIFTAVLCLPFLIALAFFRNPIVSVLFGNRYMASGELITLLAFAMFPFAIISVCLNYSLALKKYLFSYIMLVISLVQISAIALYHTTLLQIAKVILLCGISCVIIYFIVLVIQLKGKSEPISADS, encoded by the coding sequence GTGAGAAAAAACAGTTTAATAAAAAGTGGTTTGCTTATATTTACCGGCATGTCTGCCGGAAATGTTATAAATTATCTGTTTCAGGTGACAATGGGACGTGTATTGGAGGTACGCTCATTTGGCGAGATGAACGCTCTTTTTTCCATCTTTATGATTATTGGAATACCCTCTACAAGCATTACATCCTACCTTGCAGGTGTTGTTTCACGCCACCTGGCTCAAAACAACCTTACCCATATCTTAACGTATAAACGCAGGGCTTATGCATGGACGGCTGTATTTTGCATGGTTGTTTTAACGGCAGGGTGGTTATTTATGCCGCAATTTATGAATTTTACTGAAATAACACAAAAATCAGCAGTAGTATTTTTCCTGCTCTATTTGGCAATTTCCATGAGTCTGCCTGTCAATCTTGGATTTATTCAGGGTTTTAAATTTTTTTCTTTTTTCAGCATATTCTCCGGTGGATTCCCTCTGGTAAAATATGTCATATGCACAGGGCTGGTCTTATTGGGATTTGGACTGACAGGTGTAATGGCAGGAATGTTTTTCACACTGTTAATAATGACGTTTGTTTTATTTCTAAGAGTTGAAAAAGCGATTAATCCTGATCTTTGCAATACCACTTATGTGTATAAGGAGAAAACCTCAATGGACTTTTACCATATTTTTATTTCTTATCTTGCCTATGCACTACTGACCCAAACGGATATCTTTCTGGTTAAATGCTATTTCTCCTCTTATGAAACCGGCATATTCAGCTCCGCCTCCATTATCGGAAAAACCGTTTTATACATTCCTCAGGGGATAGTTTTCAGCCTGTTTCCAATCGTTGCCCACAGTAAGGCCAAAGATGAGAACACTTTGAATCATCTGGTTAAGTCTGTTATATTTACGGCTGTTCTGTGTCTGCCGTTTTTAATTGCTTTAGCTTTTTTTAGAAATCCCATAGTGTCAGTACTTTTTGGAAATAGATACATGGCCTCAGGAGAGTTGATTACTCTGTTAGCATTTGCAATGTTTCCGTTTGCCATTATTTCCGTTTGCCTAAACTACAGTCTTGCCCTTAAAAAATATCTGTTTTCATATATAATGCTGGTTATCTCTCTTGTTCAGATTTCAGCTATAGCACTATACCACACAACCCTTCTTCAGATTGCCAAAGTAATTTTGCTTTGTGGTATCAGCTGTGTTATAATTTATTTTATAGTTTTGGTTATACAATTAAAAGGAAAATCTGAACCGATAAGCGCTGATTCATAA
- a CDS encoding HNH endonuclease, with amino-acid sequence MARMGSKEKIRQFLLANIGRVIESHEIQQAASGAGQYGRRLRELRDQEGWPILSHHDSADLKPGQYLLREKPPEKSIVVFSPVISTRLRAMVLDRNGFTCQMCGLTPGDIDPFTGRKARLHIGHIVDRSHGGKDELSNLRALCSTCNQGAKNITTEKPSTIWLLTQIRRAGIEEQRSVYDWLRQKFDLKY; translated from the coding sequence ATGGCAAGAATGGGATCAAAGGAAAAAATACGTCAATTTCTTCTTGCCAACATTGGCCGTGTTATTGAATCCCACGAAATACAACAAGCAGCAAGCGGTGCGGGGCAATATGGGCGCCGATTAAGAGAGTTACGAGATCAGGAAGGCTGGCCGATTCTTTCGCACCACGACAGTGCCGACTTAAAACCAGGGCAATATCTGTTACGGGAAAAGCCGCCAGAGAAGTCTATTGTTGTATTTTCACCTGTAATTTCAACCCGATTGCGTGCTATGGTTCTCGATCGAAACGGCTTTACCTGCCAGATGTGCGGGCTTACACCCGGCGATATTGATCCTTTTACTGGCCGCAAAGCTCGACTTCACATCGGTCACATTGTTGATCGTAGTCATGGTGGAAAAGACGAATTATCAAACTTGCGAGCTCTATGTTCTACCTGCAATCAGGGTGCAAAGAATATCACGACAGAAAAGCCAAGCACTATTTGGTTACTAACACAGATTAGACGTGCGGGAATTGAGGAGCAACGATCTGTTTATGATTGGCTGCGTCAGAAATTTGATCTTAAATATTGA
- a CDS encoding response regulator — protein MTKTLYNREQAIDVVLKDKRVIVIDDFREFRESLRRSLLSLGAKSVDITDDANDAISKISRVPYDIILCDYNLGENKKDGQQIFEELTYKKKIGYSSMFIMITAENTLKMVMGVMDYQPDGYLVKPFTTKDLIARIKAADERKQLFADIDRAIMYKDFLGAITLCDELMKNHPKYVMDILKVKGEIYMVSSDYKNAEKVYLLVLSKYRLVWAVFNMGKVYFFTRRFMDARNTFRSLIDENDMFIPAYDWLARTLEELGDKRGAQELLEEAASISPRAIFRQRALGNVALKNKDFDVAETSFKSAVKLGKTSLFKESSDYTQLARVFVKKNDTRKALAMIEEVKTDFAGTDEVLLQATLIEGHIYSETGQQGKSMESLKEAERIFKKLDCKVSPELAIEIAETYIKFGEKDKGMELMKYVVKNNHSDNSVLSKVQETFRDLNMADEGVDFVADTKAEIIGINNKGVDLINKGMLIEAIGLFEKAADGLPSNFTINLNALRAIIDYLQKTGRDDRYLYKCEKYIERINDLDPNNMKFQQLVDRFNKFKCQEGDGTDVSI, from the coding sequence ATGACAAAAACGTTGTATAACAGGGAACAAGCAATAGATGTTGTATTAAAAGACAAGAGAGTAATTGTTATAGATGACTTCAGAGAGTTCAGAGAAAGTTTAAGAAGAAGTCTCTTAAGTCTTGGTGCAAAATCAGTTGATATAACCGATGATGCAAACGATGCAATAAGTAAAATCTCCCGCGTTCCATATGATATAATTCTCTGCGATTATAATCTGGGTGAGAATAAAAAAGACGGTCAGCAGATATTTGAGGAGCTTACATATAAAAAGAAAATAGGGTATTCATCAATGTTTATAATGATAACAGCTGAAAATACCTTAAAGATGGTAATGGGTGTTATGGATTATCAGCCGGATGGGTATCTGGTAAAACCTTTCACGACTAAGGACCTTATAGCACGGATTAAAGCAGCCGATGAGAGGAAACAGTTGTTTGCAGATATTGACAGAGCTATAATGTATAAGGATTTCTTAGGTGCAATCACCTTGTGTGACGAGTTAATGAAAAACCATCCAAAATATGTCATGGATATTTTAAAAGTCAAAGGTGAAATCTATATGGTAAGCAGTGATTACAAAAACGCTGAGAAGGTGTATTTACTGGTATTAAGTAAGTACAGGCTGGTATGGGCGGTATTTAATATGGGAAAGGTTTATTTTTTCACAAGAAGATTCATGGATGCCCGCAATACATTCAGGTCGCTTATTGATGAAAACGATATGTTTATACCAGCCTACGACTGGCTTGCCAGAACATTGGAGGAGTTAGGGGACAAAAGGGGTGCTCAGGAGCTTTTAGAAGAGGCTGCAAGCATATCGCCCAGGGCAATATTCCGGCAAAGAGCGCTTGGCAACGTAGCACTTAAAAATAAGGATTTCGATGTGGCTGAGACATCTTTTAAATCTGCCGTTAAACTAGGCAAGACCTCTCTCTTTAAAGAATCATCCGATTACACACAACTGGCAAGGGTCTTTGTTAAGAAAAATGATACAAGAAAAGCTCTTGCGATGATAGAAGAAGTCAAGACAGACTTTGCCGGCACTGACGAGGTGTTACTTCAGGCAACACTCATAGAGGGCCACATATACTCTGAAACCGGCCAACAAGGTAAGTCTATGGAGTCTTTAAAGGAGGCTGAGAGAATTTTCAAGAAACTTGACTGCAAAGTGTCCCCGGAATTAGCTATTGAAATAGCCGAGACCTATATTAAATTTGGTGAAAAAGACAAGGGCATGGAATTAATGAAGTATGTCGTAAAGAACAATCACTCCGACAACAGCGTATTGAGTAAGGTTCAGGAAACATTCAGGGATTTAAATATGGCTGATGAGGGGGTTGATTTTGTAGCAGATACGAAGGCGGAGATTATAGGAATCAATAACAAGGGCGTTGATTTAATCAACAAGGGGATGCTTATTGAGGCAATAGGTTTATTTGAAAAAGCCGCAGACGGGCTGCCCTCAAATTTCACTATAAACTTAAATGCCCTCAGGGCAATAATCGACTACTTGCAGAAAACCGGCAGAGACGACCGCTACTTATACAAGTGTGAAAAATACATAGAGAGAATAAACGACTTAGACCCCAATAACATGAAATTCCAGCAACTTGTTGACAGATTTAATAAGTTTAAGTGCCAGGAAGGAGACGGCACAGACGTTTCCATTTAA
- a CDS encoding DUF2079 domain-containing protein, whose translation MRKTLIIIAIVVLHVSLLYIAIEGNHLPTTAFNKNIALYRYIIMPLLGLLTGFAFFLLSFKGRLHMPDKIKEFSAVHYKKIIIVISVLYFVVFAVMAYLRFESFNTNYFDMGIFGHKIWGISVSNTLPDAIKASLAGHFQPILLMYGLLFKFYPSVHIVVLSQVLFMTLSVIALFSIFKMYIEDRVWLIVLVVIFFLYPQTEFNTISVFHPDFFYLFFCLWAYRFSLRGRHTAALIAITAGALTKETFIIGALFFSFYVAFDKKGRRPAIIFAMVFLVLISAALFYIFVLLPKNLASFMDNFSYIGEALHNPSVLFHSILKFIDRKVFFVIFQFLPFLFIPFLRLKELIPAVPFFIISFLSVNHLHSSLDSHYSVANIAPVFVSLTIALKGLNDRYGKNFTGSVLLFILIMVATFNIAHSPSPVSLNFLKQGWSDTWHRRNYIIGPHEETLSKAVAIIPKDGNVKVVCQNNAYGGDIANRDSLEVFPRMWQQAGYIILDLKRPLFLYDSVNNADYMREFEKLRQSENFRVVFEVDQVYVFMKNIGNSP comes from the coding sequence ATGAGAAAAACACTGATAATTATTGCTATTGTTGTTTTGCATGTCTCTTTATTGTATATAGCGATAGAGGGAAATCATCTGCCTACTACGGCTTTCAATAAAAATATTGCCCTTTACAGATATATCATTATGCCATTGCTGGGGTTGTTAACCGGTTTTGCTTTTTTTCTGTTGTCTTTTAAAGGCAGGCTGCATATGCCGGATAAGATCAAAGAGTTTTCAGCTGTTCATTATAAAAAAATCATCATAGTTATTAGTGTATTGTACTTTGTTGTTTTTGCTGTTATGGCATATTTACGCTTTGAGAGTTTTAACACAAATTACTTTGACATGGGAATTTTCGGCCACAAAATTTGGGGAATTTCAGTATCCAACACGCTGCCGGATGCGATAAAAGCCTCATTGGCCGGACATTTCCAACCGATACTGTTAATGTACGGGCTGCTTTTTAAATTTTATCCATCCGTACATATTGTTGTGTTATCACAGGTTTTGTTTATGACACTTTCGGTCATTGCTCTTTTTTCTATTTTTAAAATGTATATTGAGGACAGGGTATGGCTGATTGTGCTTGTAGTCATTTTCTTTTTGTACCCGCAGACGGAGTTTAATACGATTTCAGTTTTTCATCCTGATTTTTTTTACTTGTTTTTCTGTCTTTGGGCATACAGGTTTTCATTAAGGGGCAGACATACGGCAGCCTTAATTGCAATAACAGCAGGGGCATTAACAAAAGAGACTTTTATAATCGGTGCGTTGTTTTTTTCTTTTTATGTTGCTTTTGACAAAAAGGGGAGGCGCCCTGCAATTATATTTGCGATGGTTTTTTTAGTGCTTATCTCTGCGGCACTGTTCTATATCTTTGTGCTGCTTCCAAAAAATCTTGCATCTTTTATGGATAATTTCTCATATATCGGAGAGGCTTTACACAATCCCTCAGTTTTATTTCACAGTATTTTAAAGTTTATTGACAGGAAAGTGTTTTTTGTAATTTTTCAATTTTTACCTTTTTTATTTATCCCATTTTTGCGTTTAAAGGAACTTATCCCTGCTGTGCCGTTTTTTATTATTTCTTTTTTATCTGTAAATCATTTGCACTCATCTTTGGATTCTCATTACAGTGTAGCAAATATTGCTCCGGTTTTTGTCTCTCTCACAATTGCGCTGAAGGGACTAAATGACAGATATGGGAAAAACTTTACTGGTTCGGTATTACTTTTTATATTAATAATGGTAGCTACGTTTAACATTGCACACAGCCCTTCTCCTGTTTCGCTTAATTTTCTTAAACAGGGGTGGTCAGACACATGGCACAGAAGAAACTATATAATCGGCCCTCATGAGGAAACCCTCAGCAAGGCTGTTGCAATAATTCCAAAAGACGGAAATGTTAAAGTAGTTTGCCAAAACAATGCATATGGAGGGGATATTGCCAACAGGGATAGTCTTGAGGTTTTTCCGCGCATGTGGCAGCAGGCCGGCTACATTATACTGGATTTAAAAAGACCCCTCTTTCTTTATGACTCTGTAAATAACGCCGATTATATGCGTGAGTTTGAAAAGCTCAGACAATCGGAAAATTTTAGAGTTGTTTTTGAAGTTGATCAGGTGTATGTGTTTATGA
- a CDS encoding very short patch repair endonuclease, with the protein MRAIQSKDTKPEMIVRRLAHRMGYRFRLHRKDLPGTPDMVFPSRHAVIFIHGCFWHLHSDPNCKDARTPKSKTNYWQPKLVHNQTRDAKHEATLKLQGWRVLVLWECKIKDNEELKQQLLDFLG; encoded by the coding sequence ATGCGTGCCATACAGAGCAAGGACACAAAGCCTGAAATGATTGTGCGCCGATTGGCACATCGCATGGGTTATCGTTTCCGGCTTCACCGCAAAGACCTTCCCGGCACGCCGGATATGGTTTTTCCAAGCCGCCACGCTGTTATTTTCATACACGGCTGTTTTTGGCATCTACATTCAGACCCGAATTGCAAAGACGCACGCACTCCGAAATCAAAAACCAATTATTGGCAGCCCAAACTTGTACATAATCAAACACGTGATGCAAAGCATGAAGCAACTTTGAAACTCCAGGGATGGCGTGTGCTGGTATTATGGGAATGCAAAATTAAAGACAATGAGGAATTAAAACAACAACTCTTGGATTTCCTCGGATAA
- a CDS encoding DNA cytosine methyltransferase, with product MKYRIKGKALTSLELCAGGGGQALGIELAGFEHKGLVEIDQHCCNTLRLNRPYWQVFEQDIETFDGSPFEKLDLLAGGLPCPPFSKAGKQLGKADERNLFPAAIRLIEQIRPRAVMIENVRGILDSIFEDYRKYVSGQIGKLGYKTDWRLLNASDYGVPQLRPRVIFVAILEKYADAFEWPTPNKQRPLTVGETLFDLMVSRCWRGALSWREQANEIAPTIVGGSKKHGGPDLGPTRARKAWSALSVDGLGIADEPPDVNFVGTPRLTIPMVARLQGFPDDWVFTGKKTQAYRQVGNAFPPPVACAVAAQIHACLTARQVFYKTKQQSWA from the coding sequence ATGAAATACAGAATTAAAGGGAAAGCACTTACCTCTTTAGAGTTGTGCGCTGGCGGTGGTGGCCAGGCACTTGGGATAGAGCTTGCCGGTTTTGAACATAAAGGACTTGTGGAGATTGACCAGCATTGTTGCAATACTCTCAGGTTAAATCGTCCTTATTGGCAAGTTTTTGAACAAGACATTGAAACATTTGATGGATCGCCGTTTGAAAAATTAGATCTTCTTGCCGGTGGGTTACCGTGCCCACCATTCTCTAAAGCAGGTAAACAGCTTGGCAAGGCCGACGAACGCAATTTGTTTCCGGCTGCTATCCGCCTGATTGAGCAAATCCGCCCACGTGCTGTTATGATCGAAAACGTACGAGGTATCCTTGATTCAATCTTTGAGGACTACCGGAAGTATGTCTCCGGCCAGATTGGCAAACTTGGCTATAAAACAGATTGGCGGCTTTTGAATGCCTCAGATTATGGTGTTCCACAGCTCCGCCCCCGTGTTATTTTCGTTGCAATTCTTGAAAAATATGCGGATGCTTTCGAATGGCCGACCCCGAACAAACAAAGACCATTAACAGTGGGAGAGACTCTTTTTGATCTTATGGTTTCACGTTGCTGGCGTGGTGCATTGTCGTGGCGCGAGCAAGCTAACGAGATAGCACCAACCATTGTTGGTGGATCAAAGAAACATGGCGGTCCTGATCTTGGGCCAACACGTGCAAGGAAGGCATGGTCCGCGTTAAGTGTTGATGGTCTCGGCATTGCCGATGAGCCTCCAGATGTTAATTTTGTGGGAACACCACGTCTTACTATACCTATGGTAGCGCGGCTTCAAGGATTCCCAGATGATTGGGTTTTCACAGGTAAAAAAACACAGGCTTACCGGCAAGTGGGAAACGCTTTTCCCCCACCCGTTGCTTGTGCTGTAGCAGCTCAGATCCATGCTTGTTTAACAGCGCGGCAAGTTTTTTATAAAACTAAGCAACAAAGCTGGGCATAA
- a CDS encoding glycosyltransferase family 2 protein codes for MKTISIVIPVYCEEENIKKFYDRIAAIKTPESCEIIEYVFVDDGSTDSTFIVLKHLATLDGRLKVIRLSRNFGKETALTAGVKAAKGDAVITMDGDLQHPPELISDMVQMWRAGKDVVIAVRETSTHSSFIRMCGARIFYWIMNKISAIDMEANSTDFRLIDKKVAEAFSTMTEQARLYRGLINWLGFEKGFIRFEADKRHGGSVMYSYRKLIELALNSFTSFSLFPLKIAGILGILISVFSAVLTVIIFVSRFLYKSQYFSPLSIVVVSNTFLIGVVLICMGLIGIYTGNIYKEVQNRPLFIVKETINMD; via the coding sequence ATGAAGACAATTTCAATAGTGATTCCTGTGTATTGTGAGGAAGAAAACATTAAAAAGTTTTACGACCGCATCGCAGCTATAAAAACTCCTGAGAGTTGTGAAATTATCGAATATGTTTTTGTGGATGACGGCAGCACAGATAGTACATTTATAGTTCTAAAGCATTTAGCAACATTAGACGGAAGGTTAAAAGTAATCCGGCTTTCAAGAAACTTCGGTAAGGAGACCGCTCTGACAGCAGGGGTAAAGGCGGCAAAAGGAGATGCCGTTATAACAATGGACGGAGATTTGCAGCATCCTCCTGAGTTAATTTCAGATATGGTACAAATGTGGAGAGCAGGCAAGGATGTGGTTATAGCAGTAAGAGAAACCAGCACTCACAGCTCTTTTATAAGAATGTGTGGAGCACGGATTTTTTACTGGATAATGAATAAAATATCCGCTATAGATATGGAAGCAAACAGTACTGATTTCAGGCTTATTGACAAAAAAGTGGCTGAGGCATTTTCAACGATGACCGAACAGGCACGTCTTTACAGAGGGCTTATCAACTGGCTTGGATTTGAAAAAGGATTTATCCGCTTTGAAGCCGACAAACGGCATGGCGGCTCCGTTATGTATTCGTACAGAAAACTTATCGAGCTGGCTTTAAACAGTTTCACATCATTTTCACTGTTTCCTCTTAAAATAGCAGGAATTCTTGGTATCTTAATATCCGTCTTCAGCGCTGTTTTGACGGTAATTATATTTGTAAGCAGATTTTTGTACAAATCGCAATATTTCTCACCACTATCCATCGTTGTTGTAAGCAACACTTTTCTGATAGGAGTTGTATTAATCTGTATGGGACTTATCGGAATCTACACAGGTAATATCTACAAAGAGGTTCAGAACAGGCCGCTGTTTATTGTAAAAGAAACTATCAATATGGATTAA
- a CDS encoding radical SAM protein, with amino-acid sequence MHKSNGLKIMLTNPAVKEKIDDKKERYFIKAGSRWPWSYIKRINEECVPPFPFYLAYSAQILRNEGFDVYTLDGVALNMEKPVFIEKVLTVAPDVLVIETAAHAFMHDVNLAKELKSKLSSNLKIIFTGPHATTFANEIMLNYPHIDIVLRGEYEFLLLEVVKRLQNNDNLRIDGVAYRDNGNLVVSGKKGFIEDINKLPYPAFELFPSEEAPDITRYGDGICTYKPAVTLHSSRGCPFKCNFCLWNQVMYDNRKYRMFSPERVVDEMCYVIENFGAKEIYFDDDDFCINKKHVVDICDEIKARKLKIKWSCMGDAISTDEEMLKVMAEAGCIFMKFGVESGNKDILRQMGKPLEPLKAIQTAEICRKYGIMTHATFVFGLYGDTMDSMRETLALANKIKFDYAQASIATPLPGTRLYDLLIDSGRIKDMDFNNFDGTRSCVVLSEHLSPQQVVAFRKKAIKSMVLHKMADPIWWRNFIRRNAILYKEYGHEKVFSPIYTLFNL; translated from the coding sequence ATGCACAAGAGCAATGGATTAAAAATAATGCTTACCAATCCGGCGGTAAAAGAAAAAATAGATGATAAAAAGGAGCGTTATTTTATAAAGGCCGGCAGCCGGTGGCCGTGGAGCTACATTAAAAGAATCAACGAGGAATGCGTACCGCCTTTTCCCTTCTATCTTGCTTATTCTGCACAAATTTTAAGAAACGAAGGATTTGATGTCTATACCCTTGACGGCGTTGCACTGAACATGGAAAAGCCTGTTTTCATTGAAAAGGTACTTACGGTAGCTCCTGATGTGCTTGTCATTGAGACAGCCGCTCACGCATTCATGCACGATGTTAACCTCGCCAAAGAGTTAAAGTCTAAGCTCTCTTCCAATCTAAAGATCATTTTCACCGGCCCCCATGCCACAACTTTTGCCAATGAAATTATGTTAAATTACCCTCACATAGACATAGTACTCAGGGGCGAATACGAATTCCTGCTCCTTGAGGTCGTAAAAAGGCTGCAAAACAATGACAATTTAAGGATTGACGGCGTTGCTTACAGAGATAACGGAAATCTGGTTGTATCCGGCAAAAAGGGCTTTATTGAGGATATAAACAAACTGCCTTATCCGGCATTTGAACTCTTTCCATCTGAAGAGGCACCTGATATTACCAGGTACGGAGACGGTATATGCACTTACAAACCGGCGGTAACACTTCACTCATCAAGAGGATGCCCCTTTAAATGCAACTTCTGCCTGTGGAATCAGGTTATGTACGACAACAGGAAGTACCGTATGTTTTCTCCTGAAAGAGTTGTGGATGAGATGTGTTATGTTATAGAGAATTTTGGTGCAAAGGAGATTTATTTCGATGACGATGATTTTTGCATAAATAAAAAGCATGTTGTTGATATATGCGATGAAATCAAAGCTCGTAAGCTTAAAATAAAGTGGTCGTGCATGGGGGATGCGATAAGCACAGATGAGGAGATGTTAAAAGTTATGGCGGAGGCCGGCTGCATATTTATGAAGTTTGGGGTAGAAAGCGGTAATAAAGATATTCTGAGGCAGATGGGCAAACCGCTGGAGCCGCTCAAAGCCATACAGACGGCGGAAATCTGCAGAAAATATGGTATCATGACACACGCTACCTTTGTCTTTGGCCTTTATGGCGACACCATGGATTCGATGAGGGAAACCCTTGCACTTGCCAATAAAATCAAATTCGATTATGCTCAGGCCTCTATAGCCACACCGCTGCCAGGCACCAGACTGTATGATTTACTCATTGACAGCGGCAGGATTAAGGATATGGATTTTAATAATTTCGACGGAACCAGATCATGTGTTGTTTTATCCGAACACCTTAGCCCGCAACAGGTGGTAGCTTTCAGGAAAAAGGCTATAAAGTCAATGGTTTTGCACAAGATGGCCGACCCGATATGGTGGAGAAATTTTATCAGAAGGAATGCTATACTTTACAAAGAGTATGGTCATGAGAAGGTGTTTTCACCCATTTACACATTGTTTAACTTATAA
- a CDS encoding glycosyltransferase, translated as MELHTKFNTVVISTYTFIYDGIRNSNSGPVVPLINYFVPRAETLYLLEQPLPGSDFTDTRVTVFHEGKTEEKIIKNHFSPWRAQKRLNSNKTYIGLKIRDVFSNFTFLADNYKHLKADLFIGLECINALFGVFLKHLGLAKKVVYYIFDWAPDRYKNPLMNNTYIWLDKMATYHCDYTWNITYTIEEAKKNILNFSPKKMSRQLYVPYCVDFDKRRILKNDEINGNLIVYAGGLIEENGPQILIEAFRIILERFPEAKLLIIGGGHMEAALRNRVSVCGMDGSVEITGYIKEDERVTELQRRGAVGVAPYPIIKGSRKPFGDVIKIRVYFSCGLPVVSTPVPPVTKEIAQERLGLVTENDSPESLAAAISTFLSDKDFLYQTRERVIEKAMKSTWDENFNSALKEMEY; from the coding sequence ATGGAACTTCACACAAAATTTAACACTGTGGTTATTTCAACTTACACGTTTATTTATGATGGGATAAGAAACAGCAATTCTGGACCTGTAGTGCCGTTAATAAACTACTTTGTACCCAGAGCCGAAACACTTTACCTTCTTGAACAGCCCCTACCTGGAAGCGACTTTACAGACACCAGAGTCACGGTTTTCCACGAGGGTAAAACAGAAGAAAAAATCATAAAAAACCACTTTTCCCCATGGCGGGCACAGAAAAGGCTAAACAGTAACAAGACCTACATCGGGCTGAAAATCAGGGATGTTTTTTCAAATTTCACCTTTCTGGCAGACAATTACAAGCATTTGAAAGCAGACCTGTTTATCGGCCTTGAGTGTATTAACGCACTTTTTGGCGTCTTTTTAAAACATTTAGGGCTTGCTAAAAAAGTGGTTTATTATATCTTTGACTGGGCGCCGGATCGCTATAAAAATCCGTTAATGAACAATACATATATATGGCTGGACAAAATGGCCACATACCACTGTGATTATACATGGAACATAACCTATACCATAGAAGAGGCTAAAAAGAATATTCTCAATTTCTCTCCTAAAAAGATGTCCCGTCAGTTATATGTCCCCTATTGCGTTGACTTTGATAAGCGGCGCATACTTAAAAATGATGAGATAAACGGCAATCTGATAGTCTATGCCGGCGGGCTCATAGAGGAAAACGGCCCCCAAATTCTTATAGAAGCCTTCAGAATCATTCTGGAGAGATTCCCTGAAGCAAAACTCCTGATAATAGGAGGCGGCCATATGGAAGCAGCCCTGAGAAACAGGGTATCCGTCTGTGGCATGGATGGAAGCGTGGAAATAACAGGATATATAAAGGAAGATGAAAGAGTTACAGAGCTGCAACGTCGTGGTGCTGTGGGTGTTGCCCCATATCCCATCATAAAGGGTTCAAGAAAACCATTTGGTGATGTTATTAAAATAAGAGTCTATTTTTCATGCGGCCTGCCGGTAGTCTCAACCCCGGTGCCTCCGGTTACTAAAGAGATAGCGCAGGAGAGACTCGGACTGGTCACTGAGAATGACTCCCCTGAGTCACTTGCAGCAGCAATTTCAACTTTTCTGTCCGACAAGGACTTCCTGTACCAAACCAGAGAAAGAGTAATCGAAAAAGCAATGAAAAGCACCTGGGATGAAAACTTCAACAGTGCTTTAAAGGAAATGGAATATTAA